One Diadema setosum chromosome 8, eeDiaSeto1, whole genome shotgun sequence genomic window carries:
- the LOC140231577 gene encoding uncharacterized protein has protein sequence MADSTKKDKGSGATKKFAIPSIADIAQYETRRPKIQSSFRAKHSDKQQEASTSSSASTAQLSKRPIEPNERNRNASSSSSASSSHRGGDLPRNAGSFGESRNSEKSTSVGNRTGENSANVSRTGQGNSEVNSSGREATAGAVTTGASAADDPPASTSEDQGAGTSGPKPRVQFQSAADFVKKRGKIGAAFADKFRLLGRAEEYQVPVAVAAQQASGSAVAGGASSAGQSKAASGNSIIVNPRQRGNPILKYIRNVPWEFGDIVPDYVVGRTACAFYLSLRYHHLNPNYIHDRLMELGHRFDLRVLLVQVDVKDPHHSVKELARLAILADCTLILAWSSEEAGRYLETYKAYENKSADALKEKIEQDHLSKVTDCLTTVKSVNRTDVITLLANYGTFDKVVAASKEELALLPGFGQQKAQRLCDSFTEPFLRKNKKRKTEDEEEGR, from the exons ATGGCAGACTCTACCAAAAAAGACAAGGGATCGGGAGCAACCAAAAAGTTTGCCATTCCCTCCATTGCTGATATTGCTCAGTATGAGACACGTCGACCAAAG ATTCAGTCAAGTTTTAGAGCGAAGCATTCAGACAAGCAACAGGAAGCATCAACATCCTCGTCAGCATCAACAGCTCAGCTCAGCAAAAGACCGATAGAACCAAATGAGAGAAACAGGAAtgcatcttcatcatcatcagcatcatcatcccATAGAGGCGGAGACTTGCCACGTAATGCTGGTAGTTTTGGAGAGAGCCGCAACTCTGAAAAGAGCACTAGTGTTGGGAACAGGACCGGGGAAAACAGTGCTAATGTCAGCAGGACTGGGCAAGGCAATAGTGAGGTGAACTCATCAGGGAGAGAAGCAACTGCCGGTGCAGTCACCACCGGTGCCAGTGCAGCAGACGACCCTCCAGCCAGCACCTCTGAGGATCAAGGTGCGGGAACATCCGGCCCAAAGCCAAGGGTCCAGTTCCAGTCGGCGGCGGACTTTGTCAAAAAGCGGGGCAAGATAGGGGCTGCATTTGCAGACAAGTTCAGGCTACTGGGAAGGGCAGAGGAATACCAAGTGCCCGTGGCTGTCGCTGCGCA GCAGGCATCAGGTTCTGCCGTAGCTGGTGGCGCGTCATCTGCGGGCCAGAGCAAAGCAGCATCTGGAAACAGCATCATAGTGAATCCGCGACAG AGGGGGAATCCTATCCTCAAGTACATCCGCAACGTCCCGTGGGAGTTTGGCGACATCGTCCCTGACTACGTGGTGGGCCGGACTGCATGCGCTTTCTACCTCAG tctgcGCTATCACCACCTCAACCCAAACTACATTCATGACCGTCTGATGGAACTGGGCCACAGGTTTGATCTGCGAGTTCTGCTAGTGCAAGTTGATGTA AAAGATCCCCACCATTCTGTGAAAGAACTTGCCCGTCTGGCTATTCTAGCTGACTGCACTCTCATTCTTGCGTGGAG TTCTGAAGAGGCAGGACGCTACCTCGAGACCTACAAAGCTTACGAGAATAAGTCAGCAGATGCTCTGAAGGAGAAGATAGAGCAAGATCACCTGTCAAAG GTGACGGACTGTCTGACAACAGTCAAATCCGTGAACCGGACTGATGTCATCACCTTGCTCGCAAACTACGGG ACTTTTGACAAGGTGGTTGCAGCTAGTAAGGAGGAGCTCGCTTTGCTGCCTGGCTTTGGACAACAAAAG GCACAGAGACTGTGCGACAGCTTCACCGAGCCTTTCCTGCGCAAGAACAAGAAGAGGAAGACCGAGGACGAAGAGGAGGGGAGGTGA